The Vicia villosa cultivar HV-30 ecotype Madison, WI linkage group LG1, Vvil1.0, whole genome shotgun sequence genome includes a region encoding these proteins:
- the LOC131644947 gene encoding uncharacterized protein LOC131644947 produces MYKFSTDIAILDHESMHTMKGNKPPTKLVSDSISMDSLSFSGLVSIQDQQKNLHSPPTNQAKHFLVSKHDQEFEFTNPKVNLNSPVNPIKITPADQLISNGQLQLQPQAFAFQTTQNLIVTPTSSSRSLLAAHSGSEMASGKTGSSMKYHELGKESKHTNKPNTKKRAGFCQRMKSFLSPCRECRTAKQGAVKAHTVQRENLKIY; encoded by the coding sequence ATGTATAAGTTTTCAACCGATATCGCCATTTTGGATCATGAATCAATGCATACCATGAAAGGAAACAAGCCTCCTACAAAACTTGTGTCTGATAGCATTTCAATGGACTCGCTCTCTTTTAGCGGTCTTGTTTCTATTCAAGACCAACAGAAAAACCTCCATTCTCCTCCTACTAACCAGGCGAAACACTTCCTTGTAAGCAAACATGACCAAGAGTTCGAATTTACTAACCCGAAAGTAAACTTGAATTCACCTGTCAATCCAATCAAGATCACACCTGCTGATCAGCTTATTTCCAATGGTCAACTTCAACTTCAACCACAAGCATTTGCATTTCAAACAACTCAGAATTTGATCGTTACTCCAACCAGTTCCTCGAGATCATTACTAGCAGCTCATAGCGGTAGTGAAATGGCGAGTGGAAAAACAGGCAGCAGTATGAAATATCATGAACTTGGCAAAgaaagcaaacatacaaacaagcCAAACACTAAGAAGAGGGCAGGCTTTTGCCAGAGAATGAAGTCTTTTCTATCACCATGTCGAGAATGCCGAACTGCTAAGCAAGGTGCTGTTAAAGCACACACTGTTCAaagagaaaatttgaaaatatactGA